From Lycium ferocissimum isolate CSIRO_LF1 chromosome 12, AGI_CSIRO_Lferr_CH_V1, whole genome shotgun sequence, one genomic window encodes:
- the LOC132039779 gene encoding cellulose synthase A catalytic subunit 2 [UDP-forming]-like, producing the protein MDTKGRLIAGSHNRNEFVLINADEVGKVTSVKELSGQICQICGDEIEITVDGEPFVACNECAFPVCRACYEYERREGNQACPQCKTRYKRIKGSPRVEGDDEEDEFDDLDNEFDPHQTAEAALSARLNVGRGNPNASAYAGSEMDPDSIGTEIPLLTYGQEEDGISADKHALIIPPFMSRGKRVHPVSDSSISLPPRPMDPKKDLAVYGYGSVAWKERMEDWKKKQNEKLQMVKHEGGYNDGDELDPDLPKTDEGRQPLSRKRPIASSKLSPYRLMILLRLVILGLFFHYRIMHPVHNAYGLWLTSIICEIWFAVSWIFDQFPKWVPIERETYLDRLSLRYEKEGKPSELAHIDIFVSTVDPLKEPPLITANTVLSILAVDYPVDKVSCYVSDDGAAMLTFEALSETSEFARKWVPFCKKFQIEPRAPEWYFAQKVDYLKNKVDATFVRERRAMKRDYEEFKVRINGLVAMAQKVPEDGWTMQDGTPWPGNDVRDHPGMIQVFLGHDGVRDIEGKVLPRLIYVSREKRPGFDHHKKAGAMNALMRVSAVISNAPYLLNVDCDHYINNSKALREAMCFMMDPTSGKKICYVQFPQRFDGIDRHDRYSNRNVVFFDINMKGLDGIQGPIYVGTGCVFRRQALYGYDAPKKKKAPGKTCNCWPNWCCFCCKSRKNHKKGKTTKDKKKIKGKDTSSTQIHALENIEEGIEGIDSDKAVLMPQIKLEKKFGQSPVFIAATLLEDGGVPPGASSASLLKEAIHVISCGYEDKTEWGKEVGWIYGSVTEDILTGFKMHCHGWRSVYCMPKRPAFKGSAPINLSDRLHQVLRWALGSVEIFFSKHCPIWYGYGCGLKSLERFSYINSIVYPLTSLPLLAYCTLPAICLLTGEFIVPELSNYASIVFMALFISIAATTILEIRWGGVGIDDMWRNEQFWVIGGVSSHFFALLQGLLKVLAGVNTSFTVTSKAADDGEFSELYLFKWTSLLIPPMTLLVMNIIGVVVGVSDAINNGYDSWGPLFGRLFFALWVIFHLYPFLKGMMGRQSNVPTIIIVWSILLASILSLLWVRVNPFRSKGGLMLEVCGLDCE; encoded by the exons ATGGATACTAAAGGGAGACTTATTGCTGGTTCACATAATAGAAATGAGTTTGTTCTTATCAATGCTGATGAAGTTGGTAAA GTTACTTCTGTAAAAGAATTGAGTGGGCAGATTTGCCAGATTTGTGGAGATGAGATCGAAATAACGGTAGATGGGGAGCCATTTGTTGCATGCAACGAATGTGCATTTCCTGTTTGTAGAGCTTGctatgagtatgaaaggagagAGGGGAATCAAGCTTGCCCTCAATGCAAAACTAGGTACAAGCGTATAAAAGGAAGTCCCCGAGTCGAAGGggatgatgaagaagatgaatttgatgatttgGATAATGAGTTTGACCCTCATCAAACTGCTGAGGCTGCCCTTTCGGCTCGCCTTAATGTTGGCCGAGGGAATCCCAATGCCTCTGCTTATGCGGGATCAGAGATGGATCCTGATTCCATTGGCACAGAGATCCCTCTTCTTACTTATGGTCAAGAG GAGGATGGAATTTCAGCTGACAAGCATGCTCTAATAATCCCACCATTTATGAGTCGTGGAAAGAGAGTTCATCCGGTTTCAGATTCTTCCATTTCTT TGCCACCTCGCCCCATGGATCCTAAGAAAGATCTCGCGGTTTATGGGTATGGTAGTGTTGCatggaaggaaagaatggaGGACTGGAAGAAAAAACAGAACGAAAAATTACAGATGGTTAAGCATGAAGGTGGTTACAATGATGGAGATGAGCTGGATCCTGATTTGCCCAA GACGGATGAAGGCAGACAACCACTTTCAAGAAAGAGGCCTATTGCCTCTAGCAAGCTAAGCCCATACAGATTAATGATTTTACTTCGACTTGTAATTCTTGGGCTCTTTTTCCACTATAGAATAATGCATCCTGTCCATAATGCTTATGGATTGTGGCTGACGTCTATTATATGTGAAATATGGTTTGCCGTATCCTGGATATTTGATCAGTTCCCAAAATGGGTTCCCATTGAGCGAGAAACATACCTAGATAGGCTATCACTGAG GTATGAGAAAGAAGGGaagccttctgagttagcccaTATTGACATTTTTGTTAGTACAGTGGATCCGTTGAAAGAGCCTCCACTTATTACTGCAAATACTGTTCTATCCATTCTTGCTGTGGATTATCCGGTGGACAAGGTTTCATGCTATGTCTCTGACGATGGTGCTGCCATGCTTACTTTTGAGGCACTCTCCGAAACATCTGAGTTTGCAAGGAAATGGGTCCCATTctgcaagaaattccaaattGAGCCTCGAGCCCCGGAGTGGTATTTTGCTCAGAAGGTTGATTATTTGAAGAACAAAGTAGATGCAACATTTGTGAGGGAACGCCGTGCCATGAAG AGAGACTATGAAGAATTTAAGGTTCGGATAAATGGATTGGTTGCCATGGCACAAAAGGTTCCCGAGGATGGTTGGACCATGCAAGACGGAACTCCTTGGCCCGGAAATGATGTCAGGGATCATCCAGGAATGATTCAG GTCTTTTTGGGTCATGATGGTGTCCGTGATATTGAAGGGAAGGTACTTCCTCGCCTTATTTATGTTTCTCGTGAGAAGAGGCCAGGATTTGATCACCACAAAAAGGCTGGTGCCATGAATGCTTTG ATGCGGGTGTCAGCAGTCATCTCAAATGCTCCTTATTTACTCAATGTGGATTGTGATCACTATATAAATAACAGTAAGGCACTGCGAGAAGCTATGTGCTTTATGATGGACCCCACTTCGGGAAAGAAAATATGCTACGTACAATTTCCTCAAAGATTTGATGGCATTGATCGACATGATAGATACTCAAATCGCAATGTGGTCTTCTTTGAT ATAAACATGAAAGGACTTGATGGGATCCAGGGTCCAATTTATGTGGGAACTGGATGTGTCTTCAGGAGGCAAGCGCTTTATGGATATGACGctccaaagaagaaaaaagctCCAGGAAAAACATGCAATTGTTGGCCGAACTGGTGTTGCTTTTGTTGTAAATCTCGAAAGAATCATAAGAAAGGGAAAACAACCAAGgataaaaagaagataaaaggcAAGGACACCTCTTCAACTCAGATTCATGCTCTTGAGAATATTGAGGAAGGAATTGAAG GAATAGATAGTGATAAAGCTGTCCTCATGCCCCAAATAAAACTCGAGAAGAAATTTGGACAATCACCAGTATTTATTGCTGCGACACTTCTAGAAGATGGTGGTGTTCCACCAGGAGCATCGTCAGCATCTCTCCTGAAAGAAGCCATCCATGTtattagttgtggttatgaagACAAAACAGAATGGGGTAAAGAG GTCGGATGGATTTATGGATCGGTTACTGAGGATATCTTAACTGGGTTCAAGATGCATTGCCATGGCTGGAGGTCTGTGTATTGCATGCCCAAAAGGCCTGCATTTAAGGGATCCGCTCCTATAAATCTTTCAGATCGTTTGCATCAGGTTCTGCGGTGGGCCTTGGGATCTGTTGAGATTTTCTTTAGTAAACATTGTCCCATTTGGTATGGATATGGGTGTGGTTTGAAATCGTTAGAGCGGTTTTCATACATAAACTCAATTGTCTATCCATTGACTTCCCTCCCTCTGCTTGCATATTGTACATTGCCAGCAATCTGTTTGCTTACTGGGGAATTCATTGTTCCAGAG CTTAGCAACTATGCTAGCATTGTGTTCATGGCCCTTTTTATATCAATTGCTGCCACTACTATTTTGGAGATACGATGGGGAGGTGTTGGCATCGATGACATGTGGAGAAACGAGCAATTCTGGGTTATTGGTGGTGTTTCATCCcatttttttgctcttctccaaGGTCTTCTTAAAGTTTTGGCTGGTGTCAACACAAGCTTTACTGTCACATCAAAAGCAGCAGATGATGGGGAGTTTTCTGAGCTTTACCTCTTCAAGTGGACATCCTTGTTGATCCCTCCGATGACCTTGTTAGTTATGAACATCATAGGAGTTGTTGTCGGAGTTTCAGATGCAATCAACAACGGGTATGATTCATGGGGTCCTTTATTTGGAAGGCTTTTCTTCGCCTTATGGGTGATTTTTCATTTGTACCCCTTCCTCAAAGGAATGATGGGGAGACAAAGCAACGTTCCCACTATCATTATTGTGTGGTCTATCCTTCTGGCTTCTATCCTTTCGTTATTGTGGGTTCGAGTCAACCCATTCAGGTCAAAAGGTGGACTCATGTTAGAAGTATGTGGGTTGGACTGCGAGTAA
- the LOC132039393 gene encoding MDIS1-interacting receptor like kinase 2-like, which translates to MLNIFPSAHMLIILIITAFPFVSAKYHFNISETSSNANVAALLTWKVSLESESQLLLSSWMNNSTSPCYWDCIRCDNLGRVTEMNMSDYHIKGTLQHLDFSSFSYLLKIVFFDNSLYGTLPTNIFNLSKLSHLDLGFNDFSGTIPPEIGNNRLSGSIPSSIGNSTKLKGLYLCQNRLYGPIPPSFGNLKFLVDMRLFSNKLNGPLPVELENIANWEMFELSDNNLTGPLPYHVCLGGFLT; encoded by the exons ATGTTGAATATTTTTCCTTCTGCACATATGCTAATAATTCTGATCATCACTGCATTTCCATTTGTTTCTGCCAAATACCATTTTAATATTTCTGAAACATCTTCAAATGCAAATGTAGCTGCCCTTTTAACCTGGAAGGTCAGCCTTGAAAGTGAAAGCCAATTACTTCTTTCTTCTTGGATGAATAATAGCACAAGTCCTTGTTACTGGGACTGCATTCGTTGCGACAACCTTGGACGAGTAACTGAGATGAATATGTCAGATTATCACATAAAGGGTACCCTTCAGCATCTAGATTTCTCATCATTCTCCTATCTCCTCAAAATAGTCTTCTTCGATAACTCACTCTATGGTACTCTTCCCACCAACATATTCAATCTTTCGAAGCTGAGTCACCTTGATTTGGGCTTCAATGATTTTTCTGGAACGATTCCACCTGAAATTG GTAATAACAGGCTGTCAGGATCCATTCCTTCATCCATTGGAAACTCGACTAAGCTCAAGGGGTTATATTTATGTCAAAATAGACTCTATGGTCCCATTCCTCCAAGCTTTGGGAACTTAAAATTCCTTGTTGATATGAGGTTATTTAGCAATAAGCTCAATGGGCCCCTTCCGGTAGAGTTGGAAAACATTGCAAACTGGGAAATGTTTGAATTATCCGATAACAATCTCACTGGTCCTTTGCCTTATCATGTTTGTCTTGGTGGGTTCCTGACATAA